The following nucleotide sequence is from Strigops habroptila isolate Jane chromosome Z, bStrHab1.2.pri, whole genome shotgun sequence.
TATTGAGCTTTTCCTAACAAAACATCGGCTGTTACTCCAAGCAACGGATCTCCCGGCTGGCGAGGCTGACTAGCAACCCTTTGGCAGGCTAGAtcccatttattaaaaaaccacagctgCAAATGCGGAACAAGCAGCGACTGGGCAAGCAACCGAATATCATATGGCGTTAAGATATAAGCTGAAAAAATGTGTGCAATTATGGCCTGAGTATAAGATGATTTCAGGCCATAGGTGCTCACAGCCTGTCGGGCTCCCTTAACTATTTTTAAGTCTAGTGTCTCTCATTCTTTTGCCCCCTGCGCCGTAGTAAACACTGGATAAGCGGAGGGCCCCATATCAGTAAATTCCCCATCAATTATTGCATTCCGAATGAACCCGAGCCAACGATGTGCCGGATTATTACTCCCAGCGGATCCCACGGACCCATCCCCACCAAACCCCCTTTCAAAAAGGATTTAGAAGAGGGTGGAGCTGATGTCCCCGCTACTTTGCTGCCGGCTTCCAAGGCTGCCAGCCTTTGTAGGATGGATTGATGTTTGTCCCCCGAGCCTGCGACCAGCTGTTGGTGAGCCGAGCAAATCGATTGATCAGATTCAGAGTCAGAATCAGAGAGTGGAGGATACAAGTCCGGCTCAGCCTCCGGAGAGTCCGGACCTGGATCCAGTTCGGACTCCGGGTCCCTTTCCTCTGGGTCCGGGGCACGAGCAGCCACTTCTGTCGTCTGCGATGCATTCTGCAGATGGCGACGGAGTTTTCCCTTGCCTGTTGTTTGTGTTGAATGTTTCAGAATCGTCCCAGGCACAACAGGAGGAGCAAACGCCATAGCTGTGGCGTCTGCTCCTGAACCTGACTGTTCCGAAGAGGGCGCAGTAGCCATAAGTACAGAAGCCATGGCTGTTCGCTCTgatttcatctctttcaaagtCTCTAACATCAACCGCCACAAAGTGGAGTGGTTTTGCACATCTTTTGTCCCTTTGCTGATCTCATCCGATAGCGCTTGTCCTATACGCTCCCATTCAGAAATTGCAAATGCTGCTTGCACCGTGGGGATAAAGCCACGATCATGGGACCATTTTAACAGTCTCTGTAAGGCGGCACTGTCATATTGCAACCCTCTCTTAGAGAGAATATGTTGGAGGAGCTTCACCACTGCCTGTTCCTCTTTGGATAGCGAgtgccccatctcctccccgGCTGCTCACCTGATCAGGGTGAGATTCCCGAAGTTTTGCAGGATCCTGACTTCCTCCAGCACTGGGGCAGTGCTGATTTCGACCGGCTCTTCGCCCCCTCTTTCCCGCCGGCTTGTCAGACTCGTCTGTACGAATCGCCGATCTGAAGGTCCCTGTTCGGCCGCCACTTGTAGACGCGGGAGTCATGGACAACGCTGAGACGACCAATGTGATCAAGCGATTGCCCAAGTTTATTGTTGATACATCTGATTATATAGTTACATTGCTCTGTTAGCTGTGCGTCATACACCCAGATACAATGATTTCATTGGTCCTCCCTAAAAGTCCAACATGCTTACTTGCTAAATGTTGCAgtttacttgctaaatattgcatTCCTGTCACCATCCTTAAGAccttctgcttttgtggttCCACatcctatttttcctctcagtggAAAGTCCCAACATAACCGTTACTTCTTTACACATAGTTTTACTTCCTTATACATAGTGTTAGTTCCTTATACGTAGctttagctgctcttgctaagtctCTGTGGTTTCTGCTCGCACTTCCTTATGCATAgccttagctgctcttgctaaatAACCCTATAGTTGCCAAAAGGCCTAAGCTCTGCTTCAAGCGATAGTTCTGCCCATTGATGtgtggcctctgctcacctccgtTACTGGCTTATCCACACTTGTCGGCTCCTctgttgcttgaaagaggaacTTGTCTTCCtcacaatcaaggaacctcctggattgcttgtgccgggccatacccTCCCTCCgacagatgtcaggatggttgaagtcccccatgaggacaagggtgtgcgagcgtgaggctgctcctatctgtctgtagagcgtttcatccacagagtcctcttgatcaggcagcctgtaacagatccccaccgtaatgtcccccatcgctgttctccctttgaccctgacccacaaacactctgttacctcatcacccatccccagacatAGTTCCATACactctagcctatcactgacgtaaatagcaatgccccctccctgtctgcctggcctgtctttgctaaagagcctgtaaccttccactccaacactccagtcataggagccatcccaccatgtttctgtgataccaatgacatcatacccctgtagccttgcacacatctctaattcctcttgcttgttctccatactatgggcatttgtatagaggcaccttagccaagctccaaatgaagccaactcaatggctggagcagctgaaatatctctacatcgctccaagcacttcttacaggtgctggcaactgaccaggagtgttggcatggatcaatgctcccctcccccaacatacctagtttaaagctttcttgaccagcctggcaagcctcctaccaaaacagcatttccccttgtcagaccagctccaccagcctcctgcagacctggcctcccaaattgagccccatgttctaaatagccaaacccctgactatggcaccaccattctaaccatttacTAACCTGCCAAATGTGcttagcttttttaaggtcctcccctttatcctggagaattgatgaaaaaactatctgagctccagagcccctaaccacctctcccagggctctgtagtccttcttaatgttctccagactactgctatctatatcactagcacccacaCGGGCTGCTAGAAGGGGGTAACAGTCAGCAGGGCTTACTAGAGCcggcagcctctcagcaacatccctgatccgagcccctggcaggcaacacacctccctcgagactggatcaggccggcagatgggtgcctctgtgcctttcaaagtagagtcccctactacgacctgccgctttttcctggaggcaccagtagtgatactctttactggtgcatcagctggAGTTCATTTGGTGCGGTGTATGCTtcctcgttagccccc
It contains:
- the LOC115601028 gene encoding endogenous retrovirus group K member 10 Gag polyprotein-like, with product MGHSLSKEEQAVVKLLQHILSKRGLQYDSAALQRLLKWSHDRGFIPTVQAAFAISEWERIGQALSDEISKGTKDVQNHSTLWRLMLETLKEMKSERTAMASVLMATAPSSEQSGSGADATAMAFAPPVVPGTILKHSTQTTGKGKLRRHLQNASQTTEVAARAPDPEERDPESELDPGPDSPEAEPDLYPPLSDSDSESDQSICSAHQQLVAGSGDKHQSILQRLAALEAGSKVAGTSAPPSSKSFLKGGLVGMGPWDPLGVIIRHIVGSAYILTPYDIRLLAQSLLVPHLQLWFFNKWDLACQRVASQPRQPGDPLLGVTADVLLGKAQYDDPQTQANLPTAVLALSQEQALKAWYALPDDKTTPGFLSVKQGPTESYQQFIDRLFDALRKHPDLSDEMKGKLLDIVAFDGANDQTKQILNTLPRGRSTAQLLEAVDRMGHKQKAAYMAEAFAAAIQPFTQKKGGNTRDKKCYNCGKLGHIRAQCRLKPASNNRAISQNGRKWCERCNKPTHNTVNCKGSGNGKSNAYPRAQTKMQGAWTASPQPQPVVPEWTWQPQ